One Glaciihabitans arcticus DNA window includes the following coding sequences:
- a CDS encoding DUF6510 family protein: protein MTHVDGNVLAGTLSEIFEQDMTTAAGECAGCGHTAELAVALVYLSGAGTVVRCSTCGDVLFTIIDVDGHPRINLSGVALLRMP, encoded by the coding sequence ATGACTCATGTTGATGGCAACGTGCTCGCCGGCACCCTGTCGGAGATCTTCGAGCAGGACATGACGACCGCTGCGGGCGAGTGCGCAGGCTGCGGCCACACCGCCGAGCTTGCGGTCGCTCTCGTCTACCTTAGCGGCGCGGGCACCGTGGTGCGCTGCTCGACTTGCGGTGATGTGCTGTTCACCATCATCGACGTGGACGGCCACCCGCGCATCAACCTGAGCGGTGTCGCGCTGCTGCGGATGCCCTAG
- a CDS encoding MoaD/ThiS family protein, with amino-acid sequence MAEVLVRYFAAAAEAAGTEEETLSATTVGELRTILKDAYGEPMQRVLASGSFLVDGVVSRDDARALGHRVDVLPPFAGG; translated from the coding sequence GTGGCTGAGGTTCTCGTGCGCTACTTCGCCGCTGCAGCAGAGGCCGCCGGCACCGAGGAGGAGACGCTATCGGCGACCACGGTCGGCGAGCTTCGAACGATTCTGAAGGATGCGTACGGCGAGCCCATGCAGCGCGTCCTCGCCTCCGGATCCTTCCTCGTCGACGGTGTGGTGAGTCGGGATGACGCCCGTGCGCTCGGGCACCGCGTCGACGTGCTCCCGCCCTTCGCCGGAGGCTAG
- the moaA gene encoding GTP 3',8-cyclase MoaA, with the protein MTRLSLGIPSARRDPAARPQALGRPHSPGLIDQFGRTAHDLRVSITEKCSLRCTYCMPEAGLPNIPRENLLTAPEIARLVGIGVRDLGITDVRFTGGEPLMRADLAEIIGLSSAVAEGASISMTTNGIGLDKRIDELVAAGLTRINISLDTVDRDHYARLTRRDRLPAVFLGIRAAQEAGLTPLKINAVLMRDTLAGAAELLEWSLANNCRLRFIEQMPLDADEAWARDNMVDAAELLDVLGARFDVSSPSREDPSAPAEEWLVNGGPQTVGIIASVTRSFCSACDRTRLTAEGTVRSCLFGDDETDMRGLMRGGADDETIADWWRAAMWGKQAGHGMERADFVRPIRSMGAIGG; encoded by the coding sequence ATGACGCGTCTCTCGCTGGGGATCCCGAGCGCCAGGCGTGACCCCGCTGCCCGGCCGCAGGCTCTCGGGCGCCCGCATTCGCCCGGCCTGATCGACCAGTTCGGCCGAACGGCCCACGACCTGCGGGTCTCGATCACCGAGAAGTGCTCGCTGCGGTGCACCTACTGCATGCCCGAGGCGGGGCTGCCGAACATTCCGCGCGAGAACCTGCTGACCGCTCCCGAGATCGCCCGACTCGTGGGCATCGGCGTGCGCGACCTGGGCATCACCGACGTGCGCTTCACCGGCGGCGAACCGCTGATGCGCGCCGACCTCGCAGAGATCATCGGGCTGAGCTCCGCGGTCGCCGAGGGCGCATCGATCTCGATGACGACGAACGGTATCGGCCTCGACAAGCGCATCGACGAGCTCGTGGCCGCCGGCCTCACGCGTATCAATATCTCCCTCGACACCGTCGACCGCGACCACTACGCGCGCCTCACTCGTCGCGACCGGCTGCCCGCGGTGTTCCTCGGCATCCGCGCCGCACAGGAGGCCGGGCTCACCCCCCTCAAGATCAACGCCGTGCTGATGCGCGACACCCTCGCCGGTGCCGCCGAATTGCTCGAGTGGTCGCTCGCCAACAACTGCCGCTTGCGCTTCATCGAGCAGATGCCGCTCGACGCCGACGAAGCCTGGGCGCGCGACAACATGGTGGACGCGGCCGAGTTGCTCGACGTGCTCGGCGCTCGCTTCGATGTGAGCTCTCCGAGCCGCGAAGACCCCTCGGCCCCGGCCGAAGAGTGGCTTGTGAACGGTGGCCCGCAGACAGTCGGCATCATTGCCTCGGTCACTCGCTCCTTCTGCTCAGCCTGCGATCGCACCCGCCTGACCGCTGAGGGCACCGTGCGCTCCTGCCTGTTCGGCGACGACGAGACCGACATGCGCGGTCTGATGCGCGGCGGTGCCGACGACGAGACCATCGCCGACTGGTGGCGCGCCGCCATGTGGGGCAAGCAGGCCGGTCACGGCATGGAGCGCGCCGACTTCGTGCGGCCCATCCGCAGCATGGGTGCGATCGGTGGCTGA
- a CDS encoding DUF998 domain-containing protein → MTGMEGPRAGNRNIESYALIAGAGGAVVGYVSGFIAFSGQLTGLGGSGSISGLAAAVSAIVGAIAFVLGYIRQSADEIRWRRRSLYRRVIDVLGLTLTGVGVAVLMIGSIFQVLQLAFRDLVLNSLTSSTLVAVTAGVTAYALFLIASQISTKTLASLLALFLVAGVFASMLTADDATWWQRNFSALGMGGNGSAQAFNLTIIVAGFAMITLADYLTMDLRSRPGPRGMRLRGVSVIRILLIIIGIALTGVGLVPVDVSVLAHNTFSSTALVGFAVLLVLVPTLLKGLPKGFVITTFVVIGVIVVGGVLFLIGYYNLTALELVAVLVIFAWLILFARNATGGQGDAWAPEPAAAQRVQRRRIGGVLVGALAVGAFLAGRLTRR, encoded by the coding sequence ATGACCGGCATGGAAGGCCCCCGGGCCGGTAACCGCAACATCGAGTCCTACGCGTTGATTGCTGGTGCGGGCGGTGCGGTCGTCGGATACGTCTCCGGATTCATCGCGTTCTCCGGCCAGCTCACCGGCCTCGGCGGATCCGGCTCGATCTCGGGCCTCGCGGCTGCGGTGTCCGCGATCGTCGGCGCCATCGCCTTCGTGTTGGGCTATATCCGCCAGTCGGCCGACGAGATCCGCTGGCGCCGCCGCTCGCTCTACCGTCGCGTCATCGATGTGCTCGGCCTGACCCTCACCGGCGTAGGCGTCGCGGTTCTGATGATCGGCTCGATCTTCCAGGTGCTGCAGCTCGCCTTCCGCGACCTCGTTCTCAACTCGCTCACCTCGAGCACCCTCGTCGCGGTCACCGCGGGGGTCACCGCGTATGCGCTGTTCCTCATCGCGAGCCAGATCTCCACCAAGACGCTCGCTTCTCTGCTGGCGCTCTTCCTCGTGGCGGGTGTGTTCGCGAGCATGCTGACCGCGGACGACGCCACCTGGTGGCAGCGCAATTTCAGCGCGCTCGGGATGGGCGGCAACGGCTCCGCCCAGGCCTTTAACCTCACGATCATCGTGGCCGGTTTCGCCATGATCACCCTTGCCGACTACCTCACGATGGACCTGCGGTCGAGGCCCGGCCCGCGAGGGATGAGGTTGCGCGGGGTGAGCGTCATCCGGATTCTGCTGATCATCATCGGCATCGCCCTGACCGGCGTCGGCCTGGTACCCGTGGATGTGAGCGTGCTGGCCCACAACACGTTCTCCAGCACGGCGCTCGTCGGATTCGCCGTGCTGCTCGTGCTCGTACCGACGCTGCTCAAGGGTCTGCCGAAGGGTTTCGTCATCACGACGTTCGTGGTGATCGGGGTGATCGTGGTCGGCGGGGTGCTGTTCCTGATCGGGTACTACAACCTGACGGCGCTCGAGCTGGTCGCGGTGCTCGTGATCTTCGCCTGGCTCATTCTCTTCGCCCGCAATGCGACCGGCGGGCAGGGAGACGCGTGGGCTCCCGAACCGGCCGCCGCCCAGCGGGTTCAGCGGCGGCGCATCGGCGGAGTGCTGGTCGGGGCTCTCGCGGTAGGCGCGTTCCTGGCCGGGCGGCTCACTCGCCGCTGA